CTCCATGAGGAGTATGTAGTTTCCCAAGTCTAGCTCCACTTTGTTTACATTCTTTTATTAGTTCATATCTTACTGCCATTATTTTTCCTCCTATTTTATCAACATACCATCTCCAAAACTAAAGAAGCGATATTTATTCTTTATTGCTTCTTTATATGCCTTCAAGGTTTTTTCTCTGCCAGCAAAAGCAGAAACTAGCATAATCAATGTCGATTCCGGTAAATGAAAATTTGTAATCATAGCATCTACTATTTTAAATGTGTACCCTGGATAAATAAAGATATCCGTCCAACCTGAGGAAGCCCTAATCTGATTGATATCAAGCGCTGCTGTTTCCAGAGTTCTGACCGTTGTAGTGCCTACCGCAAAAATTCTTTTATTATTTTTTTTGGTTTCATGGATTAAATCCACTGTTTGTTGCGAAATCTCATAGTATTCTGCATGCATTTTATGTTCCTCAATCTTATCTACTTTTACCGGTCTAAAGGTTCCTAGTCCAACATGGAGTGTGATAAAATCTATATTTACACCTTTGTCCAATAGCTTCTGAAAGACTTCCTGTGTAAAATGCAATCCTGCTGTTGGGGCTGCTGCTGAACCTTCTATTTTAGAGTATATGGTTTGATATCTTTCTTTATCCTCCAATTGTTCTTTTATATAGGGTGGAAGGGGCATTGTGCCTAATTGATCCAATATCTCCTCAAAAATACCATCATAAATAAACTTGATTAGACGGTTTCCATCTTCTAAAATATCTATGATTTTCCCAGTCAATATCCCTTCACCAAATATAATCTCTGTACCAACTTTCGCCCTTTTCCCAGGTTTTACTAGGATTTCCCATACATCTTTATCTATTCTTTTAAGCAATAAAATTTCTACATTGCCCTGGGTGTCCGCCTTACTGCCTAGTAATCTAGCAGGTATCACCCTAGTATTATTTAAAATTAACGTATCTCCTTCTTGAAAGTAATCTACAATATTTTTAAATACTTTATGTTCTATATTTCCTGTTTCTTTGTCCAATACTAACAATCTTGATGTGTCTCTTTTTTCTATAGGTGTTTGGGCTATTAATTCTTCTGGTAATTCAAAATAAAAATCTTCTGTATTCATGAATAAATTACTCCTCTTTATAGTCATCTAATTTTAGCATATTTTTTATCCTTGCAGCCCATTTTAAAGAATGGGTAAAATGATCTTTAATAACCCTTTAGTAATAGCAAAGTGGTTAATGCAAAATCATAATCCCTATTCCCGTGATTATTTTACTTATGTTCTTCATTTGCAGGATAAACTACCCTCTTTATGAGCTTTATGAGGGCATTTCTCTATTGAAGTGCTGATAGCACCTTTGCGTTACGATTCTACCTCTTGGGGTTCTTTTAATAAATCCTTTTTGCAATAGATAAGGCTCATATACATCTTCAATCGTTGTGGCTTCTTCTCCAATAGATGCAGCGAGGGTATCTAACCCTACTGGCCCACCGCTAAATTTATCTATAATGGTAATGAGCATTTTTCTATCTATTTCATCTAATCCTATGGCATCTACCTCTAATAATTCTAATGCTTCTTTTGCCATATGAAGATTAATATCTCCTGTTCCCTTGACTTGGGCATAGTCTCTAACTCTCTTTAAAAGCCTATTGGCAATTCGGGGCGTTCCTCTTGATCTTTTCGCCAATTCTACTGCCCCATCCTCATCAATATTGACTTTTAAAATTCGTGCAGATCTTATGAGAATCTCTTTTAACTGGTCAGGGAAGTACAATTCCAAACGGCTAATGACACCAAAACGATCCCTTAAAGGCGCTGTTAATAACCCCGCCCTAGTAGTAGCCCCAATTAAGGTAAAAGGGGGCAAGTCCAATCTAATCGAGCGGGCACTTGGTCCTTTTCCTATAATAATATCTAATGCATTATCCTCCATAGCAGGATAAAGGATTTCTTCCACATTTCTATTTAATCGATGGATTTCATCAATAAACAATACATCGCCCTCACCTAGGTTAGTTAAAATAGCTGCCAAATCTCCAGGTTTTTCTATGGCTGGTCCTGATGTAATCCGAATATTTACACCCAGTTCATAGGCTATAATATTGGCTAAAGTGGTTTTCCCAAGTCCCGGCGGACCATATAATAATACATGGTCTAAGGACTCCTTCCTTTCCTTAGCCGCTTGGATAAAAATCGATAGTTTTTCCTTGGTCTTGGTTTGACCAATATACTCTTGCAAAGATAAGGGTCTTAAATTTTCTTCTATCTCTAATTCTTCTACTATAATATCTGTACTGATAATCCTTTGTTCCACTTAAAATTCCCCTTTTCTATCATTACGTTCTAGATGCAAAGCATTTTAACGTTTCTTTTATGAGAACTTCAATACTCATCCCTTCTCTATATACATCATTGATGATTCTAAAGATCTGGGAAGATTGATAGCCTAGCGCTGACAAAGCTTCTATAGCTTCTTCTTTTACTTCAGGATTTTCAGAGGAAGTATTTGTATTTTCAGTTACTTTAATATCTTCCACCTTCAATTTATCCTTTAATTCTAAAATTATTCTTTGGGCTGTTTTCTTCCCTATACCTGGTGCCTTGGTAAGAGTTTTTGTGTCCTCACCAACGATAGCCCAGATGATTTCATTGGCATTATATATGGACAATATTCCCATTGCTGCCTTTGGCCCAACTCCTGAAACTGAATTTAAACTTCTATACATATTCCGCTCATCTTTTGATAAAAATCCATATAGAGAAATGTCATCTTCTCTAACATTCATGTGAAGATAGATTTTTATAGTACTTCCTATTGGAGGCAATTCATTTAATAGTAGTTGAGAAGTGTATATTCTATAAGCAATACCCTGAATCTCCACTACAATACCATCTGCTAATACTTCTTCTAAATTTCC
The window above is part of the Irregularibacter muris genome. Proteins encoded here:
- the ruvA gene encoding Holliday junction branch migration protein RuvA produces the protein MFEFIKGNLEEVLADGIVVEIQGIAYRIYTSQLLLNELPPIGSTIKIYLHMNVREDDISLYGFLSKDERNMYRSLNSVSGVGPKAAMGILSIYNANEIIWAIVGEDTKTLTKAPGIGKKTAQRIILELKDKLKVEDIKVTENTNTSSENPEVKEEAIEALSALGYQSSQIFRIINDVYREGMSIEVLIKETLKCFASRT
- the ruvB gene encoding Holliday junction branch migration DNA helicase RuvB, encoding MEQRIISTDIIVEELEIEENLRPLSLQEYIGQTKTKEKLSIFIQAAKERKESLDHVLLYGPPGLGKTTLANIIAYELGVNIRITSGPAIEKPGDLAAILTNLGEGDVLFIDEIHRLNRNVEEILYPAMEDNALDIIIGKGPSARSIRLDLPPFTLIGATTRAGLLTAPLRDRFGVISRLELYFPDQLKEILIRSARILKVNIDEDGAVELAKRSRGTPRIANRLLKRVRDYAQVKGTGDINLHMAKEALELLEVDAIGLDEIDRKMLITIIDKFSGGPVGLDTLAASIGEEATTIEDVYEPYLLQKGFIKRTPRGRIVTQRCYQHFNREMPS
- the queA gene encoding tRNA preQ1(34) S-adenosylmethionine ribosyltransferase-isomerase QueA; translation: MNTEDFYFELPEELIAQTPIEKRDTSRLLVLDKETGNIEHKVFKNIVDYFQEGDTLILNNTRVIPARLLGSKADTQGNVEILLLKRIDKDVWEILVKPGKRAKVGTEIIFGEGILTGKIIDILEDGNRLIKFIYDGIFEEILDQLGTMPLPPYIKEQLEDKERYQTIYSKIEGSAAAPTAGLHFTQEVFQKLLDKGVNIDFITLHVGLGTFRPVKVDKIEEHKMHAEYYEISQQTVDLIHETKKNNKRIFAVGTTTVRTLETAALDINQIRASSGWTDIFIYPGYTFKIVDAMITNFHLPESTLIMLVSAFAGREKTLKAYKEAIKNKYRFFSFGDGMLIK